One genomic window of Enterobacteriaceae endosymbiont of Donacia crassipes includes the following:
- the murJ gene encoding murein biosynthesis integral membrane protein MurJ encodes MNLLKSLTTVSIITLLSRLLGFIRDSLIAKVFGAGIYSDSFFIAFKLPNLLRRIFAEGAFSQAFTPILAEYKNKRSNKKTKKFIASTLGILIIILSIIVILGILFSSFIISIIAPGFVNTDFKLKLTSKILKMTFPYILLISLSSLASSILNIWKNFFVPAITPILLNVSMILLIIIFPNLLEPSILILAWAVLIGGLSQIFYQLIYLKKINMLIFPSFKNFDKGVLRVLKKMCTAIIGVAATQISLLINSAFSSFLITGSITWIYYSDRLMELPVGMFGIALTIVLLPALTDAYTQNKENEYNQLMDIGLRLCFLLIVPSSLILGFLSKLLLISLFQYGAFTYFDVLMTQVNIIIYSIGILFLIIAKVLAIGFYARQDVKTPVQINILILVITQFMSPIFIFFLHHIGFPISICIAAFLNVILLYKILIKRKLYKPEHGWLYFLFRILIVTVILSIILLLIANQVPEKWLILSSFKIRIIYLLSICSIIFMLYIFILFLLGFRIKEFSLKNIIK; translated from the coding sequence ATGAATTTATTAAAGTCATTAACGACAGTTAGTATAATTACATTGCTTTCTAGATTATTAGGTTTTATTAGAGATAGTCTTATTGCAAAAGTTTTTGGTGCTGGCATTTATAGTGATTCTTTTTTTATAGCATTTAAATTACCTAATTTATTAAGACGTATATTTGCAGAAGGAGCTTTTTCTCAAGCTTTTACTCCTATATTAGCTGAATATAAAAATAAAAGAAGTAATAAAAAAACAAAAAAATTTATTGCTTCTACATTAGGTATATTAATTATTATACTTTCTATAATAGTAATATTAGGTATATTATTTTCTTCCTTTATTATCTCTATAATTGCACCAGGTTTTGTAAATACAGATTTTAAATTAAAACTTACATCAAAAATTTTAAAAATGACTTTCCCGTATATTTTATTAATATCATTATCATCATTAGCAAGTTCTATTTTAAATATTTGGAAAAATTTTTTTGTACCAGCCATAACTCCTATTTTATTAAATGTAAGTATGATATTATTAATTATCATATTTCCTAATCTTTTGGAGCCATCAATATTAATTTTAGCTTGGGCTGTATTAATTGGTGGATTATCACAAATTTTTTATCAATTAATTTATTTAAAAAAAATAAATATGTTAATATTTCCAAGTTTTAAAAATTTTGATAAAGGAGTATTAAGAGTCTTAAAAAAGATGTGTACTGCAATTATTGGCGTAGCAGCAACACAAATATCTTTATTAATTAATTCTGCCTTTTCTTCTTTTTTAATTACAGGATCAATTACTTGGATTTATTATTCTGATCGCCTTATGGAATTACCTGTTGGTATGTTTGGTATTGCATTAACAATTGTATTATTACCTGCTTTAACTGATGCTTATACTCAAAACAAAGAAAATGAATATAATCAATTAATGGATATAGGTTTGCGTTTATGTTTTTTATTAATAGTACCTAGTTCATTAATTTTAGGATTTTTATCAAAATTATTATTAATTTCATTATTCCAATATGGAGCATTTACTTATTTTGATGTATTAATGACTCAAGTTAATATTATTATATATTCTATTGGAATATTATTTTTAATAATTGCTAAAGTTTTAGCAATAGGATTTTATGCTAGACAAGATGTAAAAACACCTGTTCAAATTAATATATTAATTTTAGTTATTACTCAATTTATGAGTCCTATATTTATTTTTTTTCTACATCATATAGGATTTCCTATATCAATATGTATTGCTGCTTTTTTAAATGTAATTTTATTATATAAAATATTAATTAAAAGAAAATTATATAAACCAGAACATGGTTGGTTATATTTTTTATTTCGAATTTTAATAGTTACAGTAATTTTAAGTATTATTTTATTATTGATTGCTAATCAAGTTCCTGAAAAATGGTTAATTTTATCTTCTTTTAAAATACGTATTATTTATTTATTAAGTATTTGTTCTATAATTTTTATGTTATATATTTTTATATTATTTTTATTAGGTTTTCGTATAAAAGAATTTTCTTTAAAAAATATAATAAAATAA
- the sufC gene encoding Fe-S cluster assembly ATPase SufC — protein MLKIKNLRVNINNKIILNEFNLSINSGEIHAIMGPNGSGKSTLSYVISGKKEYIVTKGEIFFKKKKLLNLTPEIRAREGIFVSFQYPIEIPGVTNNIFLYNALKAIKKYRNNNILDRFTYNKIINEKIKFLGKTKDFLQRFVNVGFSGGEKKINDILQMFVLEPNFCILDEIDSGLDIDALKLVSKIINFMKNKNRSFLIITHYRRILDYINPDYIHILYNKNIIKSGNMSILSDLDQYGYGYINER, from the coding sequence ATGTTAAAAATTAAAAATTTACGTGTTAATATAAATAATAAAATTATTTTAAATGAATTTAATTTATCTATAAATTCAGGAGAAATTCATGCTATTATGGGACCTAATGGATCTGGGAAAAGTACTTTATCATATGTAATATCTGGTAAAAAAGAATATATTGTTACTAAAGGAGAAATATTTTTTAAAAAAAAAAAATTATTAAATTTAACACCAGAAATTAGAGCAAGAGAAGGTATTTTTGTTTCTTTTCAGTATCCTATAGAAATACCTGGAGTTACTAATAATATATTTTTATATAATGCTTTAAAAGCAATAAAAAAATATAGGAATAATAATATATTGGATAGATTTACTTATAATAAAATTATAAATGAAAAAATAAAATTTTTAGGGAAAACAAAAGATTTTTTACAACGATTTGTAAATGTTGGATTTTCTGGAGGAGAAAAAAAAATTAATGATATATTACAAATGTTTGTATTAGAACCAAATTTTTGTATTTTAGATGAAATTGATTCTGGATTAGATATAGATGCTTTAAAGTTAGTATCTAAAATAATTAATTTTATGAAAAATAAAAATAGATCATTTTTAATTATTACACATTATCGTCGTATTCTTGATTATATTAATCCTGATTATATCCATATATTATATAATAAAAATATTATAAAATCAGGAAATATGAGCATTCTTTCTGATTTAGATCAATATGGATATGGGTATATTAATGAAAGATAA
- a CDS encoding DedA family protein — translation MFDINLTKIMYKYGYFIILLSSLIEWETFIIIAGMLAHKKILNLNNIIIITIVGSILSNQILFFIGKKYSKNFLSFFKNYNLKIQKYRVLFKKYPYFFIIITRFIYGFRLISPITMGITKISSIKFFFLNIIGAFIWTIFFTISGYFFGEIISKWIKDTTKIIQYFLFIFLLLIISLFLFKIIKKKFKYFK, via the coding sequence ATGTTTGATATAAATTTAACAAAAATAATGTATAAATATGGTTATTTTATAATATTATTAAGTTCTTTAATTGAATGGGAAACATTTATTATTATTGCTGGCATGTTAGCTCATAAAAAAATTTTAAATTTAAATAATATTATAATTATTACTATAGTAGGTTCTATCTTAAGTAATCAAATACTATTTTTTATAGGTAAAAAATATAGTAAAAATTTTTTATCTTTTTTTAAAAATTATAATTTAAAAATTCAAAAATATCGTGTTTTATTTAAAAAATATCCTTATTTTTTTATTATTATTACAAGATTTATTTATGGATTTAGATTAATAAGTCCTATAACAATGGGTATTACTAAAATTTCTAGTATAAAATTTTTTTTCTTAAATATTATTGGAGCTTTTATTTGGACTATTTTTTTTACTATTTCTGGATATTTTTTTGGTGAAATTATATCTAAGTGGATAAAGGATACTACTAAAATTATTCAATACTTTTTATTTATTTTTTTATTATTAATAATAAGTCTTTTTTTATTTAAAATTATAAAAAAAAAGTTTAAATATTTTAAATAA
- the sbcB gene encoding exodeoxyribonuclease I encodes MLKKKRLKFNFLFYDYETFGLNPKKDRIAQFACIRTDINFNIINKPIVLYCKLSSDYLPDPQSIIVHNINPYMVNLKGLQENKFANYINNIFLYPNTCIVGYNNLYFDDEFSKFLFYRNFYDPYSWFWKNNNSRWDILSLVIACYILRPNGIFWPKINNIPIFNLEKIAKLNNLIPYKIHDALSDVYTTISITKLIKNKQPLLYKYFFKNRNKEELLKIINLSKIQILIHISNLYKNKDNNINCITPLFWHPQNKNILVTFNLIKDVNYFLQILKKNNQLYQKCIFSYIKFINLNKVPLLLPFNFLKQIDINRLKFNNLFYINNFILLQKNFLKIKNIIKYSLINFTVKYIKTNIYNVDEQLYNNFFSNEDLLKFKQVHNKKFIFLNKLSFKDQRANILLFKYKARNFPIKLNVIEQKKWNIYQKNIFNRKFLQKYICKIKKLLKKNFCNKKNLTLKKLLKYVKNYFYII; translated from the coding sequence ATGTTAAAGAAAAAAAGATTAAAATTTAATTTTTTATTTTATGATTATGAAACCTTTGGTTTAAATCCTAAAAAAGATAGAATTGCCCAGTTTGCTTGTATACGTACTGATATTAATTTTAATATTATTAATAAACCTATAGTTCTTTATTGTAAATTATCTAGTGATTATTTACCTGATCCTCAATCAATTATTGTACATAATATAAACCCATATATGGTAAATTTGAAAGGATTACAAGAAAATAAATTTGCAAATTATATTAATAATATATTTCTATATCCAAATACTTGTATTGTTGGATATAATAACCTTTATTTCGATGATGAATTTAGTAAATTTTTATTTTATCGAAATTTTTATGATCCATATAGTTGGTTTTGGAAAAATAATAATAGTAGATGGGATATACTTAGTTTAGTTATAGCATGTTATATATTAAGACCTAATGGAATTTTTTGGCCTAAAATTAATAATATACCCATTTTTAATCTTGAAAAAATAGCAAAATTAAATAATCTGATACCATATAAGATTCATGATGCATTATCTGATGTATATACTACAATATCTATTACAAAATTAATTAAAAATAAACAACCATTGTTATATAAATATTTTTTTAAAAATAGAAATAAAGAAGAATTATTAAAAATCATAAATTTATCAAAAATTCAAATTTTAATTCATATTAGTAATCTTTACAAAAATAAAGATAATAATATAAATTGTATAACTCCATTATTTTGGCATCCACAAAATAAAAATATATTAGTTACTTTTAATTTAATAAAAGATGTAAATTATTTTTTACAAATTTTAAAAAAAAATAATCAATTATATCAAAAATGTATTTTTTCATATATAAAATTTATTAATTTAAATAAAGTTCCTTTATTATTACCATTTAATTTTTTAAAACAAATTGATATTAATCGTTTAAAATTTAATAATCTATTTTACATAAATAATTTTATTTTATTACAAAAAAATTTTTTAAAGATAAAAAATATTATAAAGTATTCTCTAATTAATTTTACTGTAAAATATATTAAAACTAATATTTATAATGTTGATGAACAATTATATAATAATTTTTTTTCTAATGAAGATTTATTAAAATTCAAACAAGTACATAATAAAAAATTTATTTTTTTAAATAAATTATCTTTTAAAGATCAAAGAGCTAATATTTTATTATTTAAATATAAAGCAAGAAATTTTCCTATAAAATTAAATGTGATAGAACAAAAAAAATGGAATATATATCAAAAAAATATATTTAATCGAAAATTTCTTCAAAAGTATATATGTAAAATTAAAAAACTTTTAAAAAAAAATTTTTGTAACAAAAAAAATCTAACTTTAAAAAAATTACTCAAATATGTTAAAAATTATTTTTATATAATATAA
- the ribA gene encoding GTP cyclohydrolase II, with protein sequence MNIKEISRAKLPTKWGKFIIIGFEEINTGNNHIALVKGLKNINKNLTILTRIHSECLTGDAFYSLRCDCGLQLQLSLDRIAKETCGILIYHRQEGRNIGILNKIKAYNLQDKGLDTVEANYKLGFHADERNFLSCINILKILGIKNIKLLTNNPYKIKILKKYGINIIDRIPLIVNYNIYNFKYLNTKYLKLKHLLFS encoded by the coding sequence ATGAATATAAAAGAAATATCTAGAGCAAAATTACCTACAAAATGGGGTAAATTTATTATTATAGGTTTTGAAGAAATAAATACAGGTAATAATCATATTGCTTTAGTAAAAGGTTTAAAAAATATTAACAAAAATTTAACTATTTTAACAAGAATACATTCAGAATGTTTAACTGGAGATGCATTTTATAGTTTACGTTGTGATTGTGGTTTACAATTACAATTATCTTTAGATAGAATTGCTAAAGAAACTTGTGGTATATTAATATACCACAGACAAGAAGGAAGAAATATTGGAATCTTAAATAAGATTAAAGCTTATAATTTACAAGATAAAGGATTAGATACTGTAGAAGCTAATTATAAATTAGGATTTCATGCAGATGAAAGAAATTTTCTTTCTTGTATTAATATATTAAAAATTTTAGGTATTAAGAATATTAAATTATTAACAAATAATCCTTATAAAATTAAAATTTTAAAAAAATATGGAATAAATATTATTGACAGAATACCATTAATTGTAAATTACAATATTTATAATTTTAAATATTTAAACACTAAATATTTAAAATTAAAACATTTATTATTTTCATAA
- a CDS encoding iron-sulfur cluster assembly accessory protein: protein MRKQKNLIHLTCTKNNYKGLYITQTAFLQINKIIKKNNSKGIKLFLKKSGCFGFKYNILLLDNLLNNEIIFQKDTICIFINNKDLIFIDGTIINFTKNNFHQSFQFYNSKIKQFCGCKKSFTFK, encoded by the coding sequence ATGAGAAAACAAAAAAATTTAATTCATTTAACATGTACAAAAAATAATTATAAAGGTTTATATATAACACAAACAGCATTTTTACAAATAAATAAAATAATTAAAAAAAATAATAGTAAAGGAATAAAATTATTTTTAAAAAAATCTGGCTGTTTTGGATTTAAATATAATATTTTATTATTAGATAATTTATTAAATAATGAAATTATATTTCAAAAAGATACAATATGTATTTTTATTAATAATAAAGATCTTATTTTTATAGATGGTACTATTATTAATTTTACAAAAAATAATTTTCATCAATCTTTCCAATTTTATAATAGTAAAATTAAACAATTTTGTGGATGTAAAAAAAGTTTTACTTTTAAATAA
- the nuoM gene encoding NADH-quinone oxidoreductase subunit M, with product MLLPWFILIPFFSGLICWQSEKINSKFPRWISLISISFIFIISIIKLILYTYFFKNDIFFIYPTWISEFQLNWISRFGINFHLAIDGLSLIMINLTGLLGIMAVICSWNEIKKLHGFFHLNLLWILSGVIGVFLSVDMFLFFLFWEIMLLPMYFLISLWGHKNIQGNSRIKAATKFFIYTQSSGLLMLCGILTLVFSYYKSTGILTFEYDALLNNHLNLKTEFFLMLSFFIAFAVKMPIIPFHGWLPDAHSQAPTAGSVDLAGILLKTAAYGLLRFTLPLFPISSLKFSFIAILLGICGIFYGLWMAYIQKDIKKIIAYTSISHMGYILIGIYSFNKLAYQGVIIQMISHGISASAQFILCGQIYEKLKTRNIQLMGGIWNHINTLPGLFIFFTLASIGIPGTGNFIGEFLILLGVFYKNPICACISTFSLLFSSIYALNMIQKIFYGSKTRINILEKNMFLREKIILFILLILLIILGFYPQFILNISNNTINSIYNRIIMINY from the coding sequence ATGTTATTACCTTGGTTTATATTAATCCCTTTTTTTAGTGGTTTAATTTGTTGGCAAAGTGAAAAAATAAATTCTAAATTTCCTCGTTGGATATCTTTAATTTCTATTAGTTTTATTTTTATAATATCAATTATTAAATTAATTTTATATACGTATTTTTTTAAAAATGATATATTTTTTATATATCCTACATGGATATCAGAATTCCAATTAAATTGGATTTCAAGATTTGGAATAAATTTTCATTTAGCTATAGATGGATTATCATTAATAATGATAAATCTAACTGGATTATTAGGTATCATGGCTGTAATATGTTCTTGGAATGAAATAAAAAAACTTCATGGTTTTTTTCATTTAAATTTATTATGGATTTTAAGTGGAGTTATTGGTGTATTTTTATCTGTAGATATGTTTTTATTTTTTTTATTTTGGGAAATAATGTTATTACCTATGTATTTTTTAATATCTTTGTGGGGACATAAAAATATTCAAGGAAATAGTCGTATTAAAGCAGCAACTAAATTTTTTATTTATACTCAATCTAGTGGTTTATTAATGTTATGCGGAATTTTAACTTTAGTTTTTTCTTATTATAAATCTACTGGCATATTAACTTTTGAATATGATGCTTTATTAAATAATCATTTAAATTTAAAAACAGAATTTTTTTTAATGTTATCTTTTTTTATTGCATTTGCGGTTAAAATGCCTATTATTCCATTTCATGGATGGTTGCCTGATGCACATAGTCAAGCTCCAACCGCAGGATCTGTTGATTTAGCTGGTATTTTATTAAAAACAGCTGCTTATGGTTTATTGAGATTTACATTACCATTATTTCCTATATCATCTTTAAAATTTTCATTTATTGCAATATTATTAGGAATATGTGGTATTTTTTACGGTTTATGGATGGCGTATATACAAAAAGATATAAAAAAAATTATAGCATATACGTCCATATCTCATATGGGATATATTTTAATAGGAATCTATAGTTTTAACAAATTAGCCTATCAAGGTGTAATTATACAAATGATATCACATGGTATTTCCGCTTCTGCACAATTTATTCTTTGTGGACAAATATATGAAAAATTAAAAACACGTAATATTCAATTAATGGGAGGGATATGGAATCATATAAATACATTACCGGGTTTATTTATTTTTTTTACTTTAGCTAGTATTGGCATTCCTGGAACAGGAAATTTTATAGGAGAATTTTTAATTCTATTAGGTGTTTTTTATAAAAATCCTATTTGTGCATGTATTTCTACTTTTAGTTTATTATTTTCTAGTATTTATGCATTAAATATGATACAAAAAATTTTTTATGGTTCTAAAACTAGAATAAATATTTTAGAAAAAAATATGTTTTTAAGAGAAAAAATTATTTTATTTATATTATTAATTTTATTAATAATTTTAGGTTTTTATCCACAATTTATTTTGAATATATCAAATAATACTATTAATAGTATATATAATAGAATTATAATGATTAATTATTAA
- a CDS encoding NADH-quinone oxidoreductase subunit N, whose translation MTKSLIPLIPLTIIIISLIFLLIKIIIKRDNIISLSITIIGFIFTIISLFYIQNDNFFINNLFLQDKYSIFYKIILLFHNMLICLLAYKWLSVIKYNKDEFYLLIIISTIGSLVLLDSNNLISMLIGIELISIPIFGLIFYNLKLKYALEASIKYTIISTLVSSFLILGISFIYLDNGSLHFINLLNNDIIHSFFSINYLTIIGLLLIIISLGFKLSIVPFHLWTPDVYQGSPTIITLFLSTFSKLSIFIFLFKFLINFRYIHYMQSFILQIIILLSILSILFGNIMGITTKNNIKRVLAYSSIAHMGYMFIILIYNQKYETYIFSLEIMVIYVIGYLINNLGILGVMSIFASFNVNEINIDKLYYYRGLFWYDPILTFILTIMLLSLAGIPLTIGFISKFYLIALSIKMKMWYLTYIIIFGSSIGIYYYLNIIISLYLKPSKINKKFYLTKTKNNNYYFFIKNLLLLFAIITIILGLYPEFLIKFILN comes from the coding sequence ATGACTAAATCATTAATACCATTAATACCTTTAACTATTATTATTATATCATTAATATTTTTATTAATTAAGATAATAATAAAACGTGATAATATTATAAGCTTAAGTATTACAATTATTGGATTTATATTTACAATAATATCTCTTTTTTATATACAAAATGATAATTTTTTTATAAATAATTTATTTTTACAAGATAAATATTCTATTTTTTATAAAATTATATTATTATTTCATAATATGCTAATATGTTTATTAGCTTATAAATGGTTATCTGTTATTAAATATAATAAAGATGAATTTTATTTATTGATTATAATTTCAACTATAGGAAGTTTAGTATTATTAGATTCAAACAATTTAATTTCAATGTTAATCGGTATTGAACTAATATCTATACCTATTTTTGGTCTTATATTTTATAACTTAAAATTAAAATATGCATTAGAAGCTAGTATTAAATATACAATAATTTCTACGTTAGTTTCATCATTCCTAATATTAGGAATATCTTTTATTTATTTAGATAATGGTAGTTTACATTTTATTAATTTATTAAATAATGATATAATTCATAGTTTTTTTTCTATAAATTATTTAACAATTATTGGTTTATTATTAATAATCATAAGTTTAGGATTTAAACTATCAATAGTTCCATTTCATTTATGGACTCCAGATGTTTATCAAGGATCACCAACTATTATTACATTATTTTTATCTACATTTAGTAAATTATCAATTTTTATATTTTTATTTAAATTTTTAATTAATTTTAGATATATTCATTATATGCAATCTTTTATATTGCAAATAATAATTTTATTATCAATATTATCAATATTATTTGGTAATATTATGGGCATTACAACTAAAAATAATATTAAACGTGTATTAGCATATTCATCTATAGCTCATATGGGATATATGTTTATAATATTAATTTATAATCAAAAATACGAAACGTATATTTTTTCATTAGAAATTATGGTAATATATGTTATTGGATATTTGATAAATAATTTAGGTATTTTAGGAGTAATGAGTATTTTTGCTAGTTTCAATGTTAATGAAATTAATATAGATAAATTATATTATTATCGTGGTTTATTTTGGTATGATCCTATTTTAACTTTTATTTTAACTATAATGTTATTATCTCTAGCTGGTATTCCTCTTACTATAGGATTTATCTCAAAATTTTATTTAATAGCTTTAAGTATAAAAATGAAAATGTGGTATTTAACATATATAATTATATTTGGAAGTTCTATAGGAATATATTATTATTTAAATATAATTATTAGTTTATATTTAAAACCATCTAAAATAAATAAAAAATTTTATCTTACTAAAACAAAAAATAATAATTATTATTTTTTTATAAAAAATTTATTATTATTATTTGCAATAATAACAATTATATTAGGACTATATCCTGAATTTTTAATAAAGTTTATTTTAAATTAA
- the sufB gene encoding Fe-S cluster assembly protein SufB, whose product MNINSKYLKKKNIYKEGFFTKLKNKKFVPGINMDIIYKISKMRNEPKWMLEFRLKGYNSWIKKIEPHWLNGNYKELNYQKYIYYSAPLSTKLNSDKNKYFTSEVKKTFHKLKLPIKDNSDIAIDAIFDSVSVITTNQKKLLDKGIIFCSLNYAIKHYPKLVQKYLGFVVPADDNFFASLNAAVISDGTFIYIPKNTKCPIDLSTYFRINQKNIGQFERTILIADENSYLNYIEGCSAPIRNNSQLHAAVVEVILHKNAQVNYSTVQNWFSGTKKNKGGILNFVTKRAICYGKNSKMSWTQSETGAAITWKYPSVILKGDNSVGEFFSVSLTNGNQQADTGTKMIHIGKNTKSTIISKSISTEKSKNTYRGLVYINKHAEYSRNFTQCDSILIGSKCSTHTYPNLKILNNTAQIEHEASTSKIEEDQIFFCLQRGLNMEDAVSLIINGFCREIFVKFPLEFAVEAQKLLSIHLDNSIG is encoded by the coding sequence ATGAATATTAATTCTAAATATTTAAAAAAAAAAAATATATATAAAGAAGGATTTTTTACTAAATTAAAAAATAAAAAATTTGTTCCAGGTATTAATATGGATATTATATATAAAATTTCTAAAATGCGTAATGAACCAAAATGGATGTTAGAATTTAGATTAAAAGGATATAATTCTTGGATAAAAAAAATAGAACCTCATTGGTTAAATGGAAATTATAAAGAATTAAATTATCAAAAATATATTTATTATTCAGCTCCCTTATCTACTAAATTAAATAGTGATAAAAACAAATATTTTACATCTGAAGTTAAAAAGACTTTTCATAAATTAAAACTTCCTATTAAAGATAACTCAGATATAGCAATTGATGCTATTTTTGATTCAGTTTCAGTTATTACAACTAATCAAAAAAAACTTTTAGATAAAGGAATTATTTTTTGTTCATTAAATTATGCAATTAAACATTATCCTAAATTAGTTCAAAAATATTTAGGTTTTGTAGTTCCTGCTGATGATAATTTTTTTGCATCATTAAATGCAGCTGTAATTTCTGATGGTACATTTATTTACATTCCAAAAAATACAAAATGTCCTATAGATTTATCTACTTATTTTAGAATTAATCAAAAAAATATTGGTCAATTTGAACGTACTATTTTAATTGCAGATGAAAACAGTTATCTAAATTATATAGAAGGTTGCTCTGCTCCAATTAGAAATAATTCTCAATTACATGCTGCTGTAGTTGAGGTAATTTTACATAAAAATGCACAAGTAAATTATTCAACTGTACAAAATTGGTTTTCAGGTACTAAAAAAAATAAAGGAGGTATCTTAAATTTCGTAACTAAAAGAGCAATATGTTATGGAAAAAATAGTAAAATGTCTTGGACACAATCAGAAACAGGAGCAGCTATTACTTGGAAATATCCTAGTGTTATTTTAAAAGGAGATAATTCTGTTGGAGAGTTTTTTTCTGTGTCATTAACTAACGGCAATCAACAAGCTGATACTGGTACTAAAATGATTCATATAGGTAAAAATACAAAGTCAACAATTATTTCTAAAAGTATTTCTACAGAAAAAAGTAAAAATACTTATCGTGGATTAGTTTATATTAATAAACATGCTGAATATTCTCGTAATTTTACTCAATGTGATTCAATTTTAATTGGTTCTAAATGTAGTACACATACATATCCTAATTTAAAAATATTAAATAATACTGCACAAATTGAACATGAAGCTTCCACTTCTAAAATAGAAGAAGATCAAATTTTTTTTTGTTTACAAAGAGGATTAAATATGGAAGATGCTGTTTCTCTTATTATTAATGGATTTTGTAGAGAAATTTTTGTAAAATTTCCTTTAGAATTTGCAGTTGAGGCACAAAAATTATTATCTATTCATTTAGATAATAGTATAGGATAA